A part of Miscanthus floridulus cultivar M001 chromosome 6, ASM1932011v1, whole genome shotgun sequence genomic DNA contains:
- the LOC136456489 gene encoding subtilisin-like serine-protease S isoform X1, with product MKLALTAVLPLLLLIFFSPAAMSSSALAPSGPDGHGPGVYIVFVSRADYVDSVDYDLRLLASVVGSTAEAKAALLYHYSSIGFAARLAPEHAHQLSKKDGVAVIKDKTFPIQEDGGLPGFFKENV from the exons ATGAAGCTCGCTCTCACAGCTGTGCTACCACTGCTACTGCTCATCTTCTTCTCGCCGGCCGCCATGTCGTCCTCGGCTTTGGCTCCATCCGGCCCCGACGGGCACGGCCCCGGCGTCTACATTGTCTTCGTCAGCCGCGCCGACTACGTTGATTCCGTGGACTACGACCTCCGCCTGCTCGCTTCCGTCGTCGGCAG CACGGCAGAGGCGAAGGCCGCGCTGCTCTACCACTACAGCAGCATTGGCTTCGCGGCGCGGCTAGCACCGGAGCACGCCCATCAACTGTCAA AGAAGGACGGCGTCGCGGTCATCAAGGACAAGACGTTCCCTATCCAGGAAGACGGTGGCTTGCCTGGCTTCTTCAAAGAGAATGTCTGA
- the LOC136456489 gene encoding subtilisin-like serine-protease S isoform X2, with product MKLALTAVLPLLLLIFFSPAAMSSSALAPSGPDGHGPGVYIVFVSRADYVDSVDYDLRLLASVVGSTAEAKAALLYHYSSIGFAARLAPEHAHQLSNLLND from the exons ATGAAGCTCGCTCTCACAGCTGTGCTACCACTGCTACTGCTCATCTTCTTCTCGCCGGCCGCCATGTCGTCCTCGGCTTTGGCTCCATCCGGCCCCGACGGGCACGGCCCCGGCGTCTACATTGTCTTCGTCAGCCGCGCCGACTACGTTGATTCCGTGGACTACGACCTCCGCCTGCTCGCTTCCGTCGTCGGCAG CACGGCAGAGGCGAAGGCCGCGCTGCTCTACCACTACAGCAGCATTGGCTTCGCGGCGCGGCTAGCACCGGAGCACGCCCATCAACTGTCAA ATCTCCTGAATGATTAA